gtgagtcctccatggggCCTCCTTTTGTCTTCCTTGGGATGAGTCATAATTAAagtcctaaaaattaaatgacataattaaaatcttaaaaattaaaaattacatatttaaactcataaaattaaaaaaaaccacTACTCGTGGGTGAATTTCGTCCAAATGTATTGGATTAGGTCTTCTTGTAGCTCAATGTGGGTTTTGGTATCGCACATTGTGTGTCTTGTTTCGATCCTCTCGCGCACcgtcgtatgcacacctcgACGTGGGAGAGACtttgcggttgagcttccgaCTTCATCCACGTCGTAAAAGTTAGCTGTCATTGGTCCTTCGTcagctataatcatgttgtgcaagataatacatgtatacatgatgtcggcaaTATTCTTTGTGTACCACAGACGAGCCGGAGtcttcacaatgttgaatcggGCTTGAAAGACcccaaaagctctttcgacgtctttcCGAGCAGCCTCTTGACGCTACGAATAAAGAACCCGTTTCGGGTCTTGCGGATTATTGAGCGTCTTCACGAAAGTCGGCCACCTTGGGTAGATACCATCAGCGAAATAGTACATCATGTGGTAAGGATTTCCATTGATGGTGAAGTCGATCACcggtgctacaccattcaaaacatcattgAAGAGGGGTGAAGAATAGAGCACGTTCAAGTCGTTGGATCCGGCTacaccgaaatatgcatgTCAAATCCATAGGCGGTAGTCAGCGACCGCTTCAAGGAGAAGCGTTGGGCCGTTGTGGCCGCTTAAGTGTTGTCCTCTCCAAGCATTCGGGaaattcttccacttccaatgcatgcagtcaatgGTGCCAAGCATTCAGGGAAATTCATGGACTGTTTTTATGAAGATGAAGCAACCGTTGACAATCAGACGTGAATTTCTTCTCCCACAAAAAGGACTAAAATTATAGCCTCAACGCTATGATAGACTTGTACACTTGCGGGATTGTacttgttaaaaataaaagcgaGTCGCACACGTAATAAAACGATATCATTACCAAACCACTAAAATGATTGCAATTTGTAACACAGAAATCTGACCGATTTATCTCTGCTTATTCCCATTTCATTCTAAACATTTTACAGAAAATCAGTAGCTTTCCGGCAGCCTAAGAGCTGCAACTGCTGAAGCCGGCGACGAAACAACAGTGTCATTCGGCCACGACATCAGATGCAGCTGAATGCCGTCTGCTTTCTCCatagcaaaaattaattcacGCCTAATATCAGCATTATCACAGCACTGAATCAAGCCGTCCGAGTCGACTGTCGACGGCATCAAGCTCTTCCCCTTGAGCCTCGAGATCACGAGCAGGTGGCGCGTTCTGTTTGCCTGATGGAACAGTTGCCCCAGGCCTGCCCGCTCTGCAGCTGTCCCTTGGGTCACCGAGTTCACGCAGATGAAGCCCtgcaattttttcaaatcttcaGTTTGACGCTATCCCATCTTTTACATAAAATGTTAGTTTTTACCTCTTCGGTACGCTTGATGTCCATCCCAAATCGAAACTCTCCCGGTTGTGGGAATAGTTCGATTGGGACTTCAGCGAGCCCGGGCAGAAACCAGAGCCTTATGCCTTGCACGACGTTTAAAGTAGTCATGTTTGTGCATTGTAGCCTGCTTGTTGTATGGCTCGTCTCCTTCGGATATGTGTTagaaataatcatattttaacaaacaaacataacttattttataaggAAACAATATTGTAAACGCAATGATTTGtgttggaaaattttaataaatataccaaaattGTTTGGCACAAAGGAAAGTGTCCTTAAGTTGATAGCACAATTGTCCACTAAACCTTAATTGTTTGCTTTTTTGAAACGTTTTTCATTTGCGTCTCATAATTTAGTTGAGACACCAAGATTGAAGGTGCTTTTTAAGGCAGAGGTTGTGTGTTTAGAGACACTAATTAACGTccttaattaactaaaaaaatgtccttagaacattttattttatagtgatACGACTAGAGCTAGAAAGAGAGGAACATACTGATGTGATGATTTGTTCCGTTTGAATGTTGGTGAAGACCAGAGGAATCCCAGAGGAAATTGCAGCCGAAAACCAAGCCATCGCTCTAACGGTAGGCGCCTCCATACCCCGCTCTCTCGACAAAGGCATGAAGAGAATCGAGCTCACCACCGTGGACCGCCGGTCGGGCAAACACGAGCCCACCTTTTGCTTCCAATCGTATTTGATCCCTTTCCGGTGGAAACCCTTGAAGTCTAGATTCACAACTCGCCTACTCATCTCTACATACGAGTGATAATTGCTTGTCACATTTTATcctaaatatatactcccatGTTCGCTATTAATTATCTAAAGTTGACTTGACTTAGATGTTATGAAATCTGAATCATACcgttatatattagttttataataaaatatgtgaaaataatttgaaatatgagattcattactaaaagtagtaaaaagtgaataagaCGGTTTCTCGTGGATGGACAAAAAAGAAACTGGCATAAATTAGaacatttttccacataaAAGTAGCATATAGAAAACGTACCTTGCAAATCAAAGCACTCTTGGAACGTCATCTCGGCGAGCACGGCCACGTGCCTCTCGTCGGAGGCGGCCCTAACGGTGAACTTCTTCTGAAGCTTCCCGTTCACAATTGGCACGACGCACACTCTAAGCTTGATCGTCCCCTCCCCTCTCCTCACCTTCAGCCACACCTCCCCGGCCACGCGATGGATCCTCCCTAGGTGAGAGTTGAGGTCAGCCCGTGCCTTAGCCGAGACAAAAGACTCGTCCGCGCTGTCCTCGCCCACGCCCTCAATGATATCTCCGGGCAGGGGCATCGTCTCGTCCCACTCCTCCGCCGTCTCTTGTTTCACTTGCTTTACACACACGACCTTTTGTGAAGGCGGCATTGTTGAGGATAGAATGAGAGAGTAACATCACAATGTAGGAGTTGGTTGTCTACTTATTAGTGAAAAAAACATAGGTAATAACTATATGAATTTGGCGTTTTAGTTCTCAACGTTGGAGACTATTCCATATTTTGGTGTTTGTGATGTCTAATTATGTCAATTTCTTGTTTCTATGTATACTACTTTTACAAAGCCatgtaatataattatgtgacTACTTGACATACACTAACAATTAACATTTAACATAAATGACGTTTTATACTAAGAAAAATTTGTATACAATCTCTCAGTTAATCTCGTCTTCCCTACTCTATCCCTCTGCTCTAACacaaactttttaaattttgattatgggAGCAAACCATGCTTAGACATTTATTCAAATGCATGAAATTTTTACATATAACTAACATGTGATGCTATGTAGCTCTTAGGTGGTAGTGAGTAATTCTTGTCCTCGATCGTCTAATGATACACAAATTACCGacagaaaatatatatatctagattcataatcaatattgCATGTTGAACATTTAAACACTTACTTGTTGcgtaatttgtttttttaaagaaacTAGACAGCTAAATTTTCAGGGATTACATAATGAAACATTCATTTccaataatcaaaatatcatCGACCCTATATGATAAGGTAAATAATGATTCATTTTCGCGCCTACTTCACAGTTGCTTCTTACAAAATTAAGTTGTATGATTATTCCATCAAAGTAAAAATTCCAACTCTTGATAGCTTGTTTTTAAGTTCGTTTTGTTGATGGACTGTGTACTATACGTATTGTCTTCAAGTTCTCAGTAGAGAAATGTGTTTTTATATCAATCTGTCAAATGTCAAAATTGAGTATGAGTCATATTGTAACCAATTCATTGCAGCCTATTAATCAGactaaatttctaaaataattgcattaggcattaaattaataggtctaaaattaaattgaaatatttgccTCTCACTGAATTCGAATCCAGATATATGATGCACTTACATTCAATAAGGTGATACATTCATATCGTAAATTATTGG
The genomic region above belongs to Salvia hispanica cultivar TCC Black 2014 chromosome 3, UniMelb_Shisp_WGS_1.0, whole genome shotgun sequence and contains:
- the LOC125210218 gene encoding uncharacterized protein LOC125210218, translated to MPPSQKVVCVKQVKQETAEEWDETMPLPGDIIEGVGEDSADESFVSAKARADLNSHLGRIHRVAGEVWLKVRRGEGTIKLRVCVVPIVNGKLQKKFTVRAASDERHVAVLAEMTFQECFDLQEMSRRVVNLDFKGFHRKGIKYDWKQKVGSCLPDRRSTVVSSILFMPLSRERGMEAPTVRAMAWFSAAISSGIPLVFTNIQTEQIITSETSHTTSRLQCTNMTTLNVVQGIRLWFLPGLAEVPIELFPQPGEFRFGMDIKRTEEGFICVNSVTQGTAAERAGLGQLFHQANRTRHLLVISRLKGKSLMPSTVDSDGLIQCCDNADIRRELIFAMEKADGIQLHLMSWPNDTVVSSPASAVAALRLPESY